A stretch of Clostridium sp. BJN0001 DNA encodes these proteins:
- a CDS encoding putative DNA-binding protein, whose amino-acid sequence MDERVEISLLMDYYGKLLTKKQKDTMDLYYNEDLSFSEIAEINKTSRQAIFDLIKRCYKQLLSYEEKLNLLHKNFKRKENVMNFLVELKEKYPIIEDSDLKIYKDRLENL is encoded by the coding sequence ATGGACGAAAGAGTTGAAATTTCTTTGCTCATGGATTATTATGGGAAGCTTTTGACAAAGAAACAAAAAGATACAATGGACTTATATTATAATGAGGATTTATCTTTTTCAGAGATAGCAGAAATTAATAAGACCAGTCGTCAGGCCATTTTCGACCTGATAAAAAGATGTTATAAACAACTTCTTTCTTATGAGGAAAAGTTAAATCTGCTTCATAAGAATTTTAAAAGAAAAGAAAATGTTATGAATTTTTTAGTAGAACTCAAAGAAAAGTATCCTATTATTGAAGATTCAGATTTAAAAATATATAAGGATAGACTGGAGAATTTGTAA
- the ftsY gene encoding signal recognition particle-docking protein FtsY: MFKNLFDKLKNGLTKTRDNFTDKINQALNIAIAIDDDLYDELEEILITSDIGMDTTVEIIDKLKERIRKEKINDVSMVKPELKKIITDMMTIDSGTLKTDNKKVILVVGVNGAGKTTSIGKLSNKYKEEGKKVILAAADTFRAAAIDQLEVWAKRSNTDLIKHEEGSDPAAVVYDAVSAAKARNADYLICDTAGRLHNKKNLMNELSKISRVIEREYPDAEKETLLVLDATTGQNAISQAKEFMKVCKIDGIILTKLDGTAKGGVVISIHQSLNIPVKYIGVGEGIDDLQDFDAESFAKALF; the protein is encoded by the coding sequence ATGTTTAAGAATTTATTTGATAAATTAAAGAATGGACTAACAAAAACAAGAGATAATTTTACTGATAAAATAAATCAAGCTCTTAATATTGCAATAGCAATAGATGATGATTTATACGATGAGCTTGAAGAGATACTTATAACTTCAGATATTGGAATGGATACCACAGTAGAAATAATTGATAAACTTAAAGAAAGAATAAGAAAAGAAAAAATAAATGATGTAAGTATGGTAAAACCTGAATTAAAGAAAATAATAACAGATATGATGACAATAGATTCAGGCACTTTAAAAACAGATAATAAAAAAGTTATACTTGTAGTTGGAGTAAATGGAGCAGGAAAGACTACTTCAATAGGTAAGCTTTCAAATAAATATAAAGAAGAAGGTAAGAAAGTAATTCTTGCAGCGGCAGATACATTTAGAGCAGCGGCAATAGATCAGCTTGAGGTATGGGCTAAAAGATCTAATACAGATCTAATAAAACATGAGGAAGGATCTGATCCTGCAGCTGTAGTTTATGATGCTGTATCAGCTGCAAAGGCAAGAAATGCAGATTATCTTATTTGCGATACAGCAGGAAGACTTCATAATAAGAAAAATCTTATGAATGAATTATCTAAAATTAGCAGAGTAATTGAAAGAGAATATCCTGATGCAGAAAAGGAAACACTTCTAGTTTTGGATGCAACAACAGGTCAAAATGCTATAAGTCAAGCAAAAGAGTTTATGAAGGTGTGTAAGATAGATGGAATAATTCTTACAAAGCTTGATGGTACTGCAAAAGGAGGAGTTGTTATTTCAATTCATCAAAGTCTTAATATACCAGTAAAATATATTGGTGTAGGTGAAGGAATTGATGATCTTCAAGATTTTGATGCTGAAAGTTTTGCGAAGGCACTATTTTAA
- the smc gene encoding chromosome segregation protein SMC, translated as MFLKSLEIRGFKSFADKTELKFKKGVTAVVGPNGSGKSNISDAVRWVLGEQSVKVLRGGKMEDVIFSGTQFRKPVGLAQVSLTLDNSDGKLDTEYNEVTVSRRIYRSGESEYLINNLKCRLKDVTDLFLDTGIGKEGYSLIGQGKIEAILSGKKEDKRALLEEAAGIVKYKNRKEEAEKKLSNTDENIIRINDIMSTYEERLEPLRIEKEKALKFNELSNELKNREISITVHKISIMENEIKSFDDKLQEKYLESSKLKEVYLNKKQYLKELEEKTNELEKNNIDKKEKYYNLRDKITESKNNIEIYNERIKNSNEKIIKNENEQENYKLKKEELLKQKEKLNEALNEIKKNQFLVDEKIKSVKDKKDIKEKEYEKLKQKLDLLKSNQFDFIKKNSDIKNGILFIENSIKVNEEKISELSSSIESVKNNISINRGTYNELATLSEEMDKNINENQKLMNQKKKEISESKANLINIEKTFRKISDDLTKSKTNKDILINLEKHYEGYARSAKSLMEAVDRKHIVDRKSINLVGSIFKADEKYETAIEIALGQSMSNIVTDNENTAKVLIEYLKRNRLGRATFLPINTIKSYKISVNDNIKIQDGYIGIASDIISFDPKYRNIMDYILGKTLVIRDMDSALKIAKMCGYRFNMVTLDGEVIRRGGALTGGSIRGQKLNVLGRKREIEELDKNIVNLKDKVSEISEEIKNKQIEIKDQDDCILDIRDEIHKISIKFTKKQSEMQGIKNYNEKLKENLNKLLFDIKKVRNKKEEFESELKKKNEIIKDLESENITNLDEVNLVNEQIENKEKDIKENENKITDLRIEKAKTDELLQSKNNGIIRTENDLTELYINLEKSSDELNFSKNEIENINKLIKESEIFIENADKEIEKYDDLFRENEIKKAKLKEEFQEKDEQMSEISYKSDKLSEIINKNEIIKAKKETEKEHIYKKLNEDLKLTFKEASDIAENITDESKIESEISSLKIKINKLGTVNLSSISEYDEIKEKYEFMKNQSDDLLKAKMELIKVIDEMTSTMKKMFKANFKILNRNFNETFIELFKGGSAELILGQGDELSCDININVEPPGKKLQNINLMSGGEKVLSAIALVFAILKMKPTPFCILDEIEAALDDANVYKYAEFLKKFSENTQFIVITHRKGTMEAGDIIYGVTMQEKGISKVVSVDISKY; from the coding sequence TTGTTTTTAAAATCCTTGGAAATAAGAGGCTTTAAATCGTTTGCTGATAAAACTGAATTAAAGTTTAAAAAAGGTGTTACAGCAGTTGTAGGACCTAATGGAAGTGGAAAAAGTAATATTTCAGATGCGGTAAGATGGGTGCTTGGAGAGCAGAGCGTAAAGGTTTTAAGAGGGGGGAAGATGGAAGATGTGATCTTCTCTGGAACTCAGTTTAGAAAACCAGTTGGACTTGCTCAAGTATCTTTAACACTTGATAATAGTGATGGAAAATTAGATACTGAATATAATGAAGTTACTGTATCAAGAAGAATATATAGATCAGGCGAATCGGAATACTTGATTAATAATCTAAAATGTAGACTTAAAGATGTTACTGATTTGTTTTTAGATACTGGTATAGGTAAAGAAGGTTATTCTCTTATAGGTCAGGGAAAGATAGAAGCAATTTTAAGTGGAAAAAAAGAGGATAAGAGAGCACTTTTAGAAGAAGCTGCAGGTATAGTAAAATATAAAAATAGAAAAGAAGAAGCAGAAAAAAAGCTTTCAAATACTGACGAAAATATTATTAGAATAAATGATATAATGTCAACATATGAAGAAAGACTTGAGCCATTAAGGATAGAAAAAGAAAAAGCACTAAAATTTAATGAACTTTCAAATGAACTTAAAAATAGGGAAATATCAATTACTGTTCATAAGATTAGTATCATGGAAAATGAAATTAAATCATTTGATGATAAACTTCAAGAAAAGTATTTAGAATCTTCTAAATTAAAAGAAGTATATTTAAATAAAAAACAGTATCTTAAGGAATTAGAAGAGAAAACAAATGAACTTGAAAAAAATAATATAGATAAAAAAGAGAAATATTATAATCTAAGAGATAAGATTACTGAATCAAAAAATAATATTGAAATTTATAATGAAAGAATAAAAAATAGTAATGAGAAAATAATAAAAAATGAAAATGAACAGGAAAATTATAAATTAAAGAAAGAAGAACTTTTAAAGCAGAAAGAAAAATTAAATGAAGCTTTAAATGAAATAAAGAAAAATCAGTTTTTAGTTGATGAAAAAATTAAAAGCGTTAAAGATAAAAAAGACATTAAAGAAAAAGAATATGAAAAATTAAAGCAAAAATTAGATTTATTAAAAAGTAATCAGTTTGACTTTATAAAGAAAAATTCAGATATAAAAAATGGTATACTTTTTATAGAAAATAGCATAAAAGTAAATGAAGAAAAAATTTCTGAATTATCATCATCAATAGAATCTGTAAAAAATAATATTTCTATTAATAGAGGAACTTATAATGAGCTTGCTACTTTAAGTGAAGAAATGGATAAAAATATTAATGAAAATCAGAAATTAATGAATCAAAAGAAAAAAGAAATTTCTGAATCTAAGGCTAACCTTATAAATATCGAAAAAACTTTTAGAAAAATATCAGATGATCTTACAAAATCAAAAACAAATAAAGATATTTTAATTAATTTAGAAAAGCATTATGAGGGATATGCAAGATCAGCAAAAAGTCTTATGGAAGCTGTTGATAGAAAACATATAGTAGATAGAAAAAGTATAAATCTTGTAGGATCTATATTTAAAGCAGATGAAAAATATGAAACTGCTATTGAAATAGCACTTGGCCAGTCTATGTCAAACATTGTTACTGATAATGAAAACACAGCAAAAGTACTTATAGAATATTTAAAAAGAAATCGTCTTGGAAGAGCAACGTTTTTACCAATAAACACAATAAAAAGTTATAAAATTTCTGTTAATGATAATATAAAAATTCAAGATGGCTATATAGGAATTGCAAGTGACATAATATCATTTGATCCTAAATATAGAAATATAATGGATTATATTTTGGGAAAAACTCTTGTTATACGTGATATGGATTCAGCACTCAAAATTGCAAAAATGTGTGGCTATAGATTTAATATGGTTACATTAGATGGAGAGGTAATAAGAAGAGGAGGAGCGTTAACAGGAGGAAGTATAAGAGGACAGAAATTAAATGTTTTAGGACGAAAAAGAGAAATAGAAGAACTTGATAAAAATATTGTAAATTTAAAAGACAAAGTATCTGAAATAAGTGAAGAAATTAAAAATAAGCAGATTGAGATTAAAGATCAGGATGATTGTATTTTAGATATAAGAGATGAAATTCATAAAATAAGCATAAAATTTACAAAAAAACAATCTGAAATGCAGGGAATAAAAAATTACAATGAAAAGCTTAAAGAAAATTTAAATAAATTACTATTTGACATAAAAAAAGTACGTAATAAAAAAGAAGAGTTTGAATCTGAACTTAAAAAGAAAAATGAAATAATTAAAGATCTTGAATCTGAAAATATTACGAACTTAGATGAAGTTAATTTGGTAAATGAGCAAATTGAAAATAAGGAAAAAGATATAAAAGAAAATGAGAATAAAATAACTGATCTTAGAATAGAAAAAGCTAAAACAGATGAGTTATTACAGTCAAAGAATAATGGAATCATAAGAACAGAAAATGATTTAACTGAGCTTTATATAAATTTAGAAAAATCATCAGATGAACTTAACTTTAGTAAAAATGAGATTGAAAATATTAATAAACTCATAAAAGAAAGTGAAATATTCATTGAAAATGCAGATAAAGAAATTGAAAAATATGATGATTTATTTAGAGAAAATGAGATAAAGAAAGCAAAGCTTAAAGAAGAATTCCAAGAGAAAGATGAACAGATGTCAGAAATAAGTTATAAGTCTGATAAACTTTCTGAAATTATAAATAAAAATGAAATAATAAAAGCTAAGAAAGAAACAGAAAAAGAACATATATATAAGAAACTTAATGAAGATCTTAAGCTCACATTTAAGGAAGCATCTGATATAGCAGAAAATATAACAGACGAGAGCAAAATAGAAAGTGAGATTTCTTCATTAAAGATTAAGATAAATAAGTTAGGCACTGTTAATCTTTCTTCTATATCAGAATATGATGAAATAAAAGAAAAATATGAATTTATGAAAAATCAATCAGATGATCTTTTGAAAGCAAAAATGGAACTTATTAAAGTTATTGATGAAATGACATCAACTATGAAAAAAATGTTTAAGGCTAATTTTAAAATATTAAATAGAAACTTTAATGAAACATTTATAGAACTTTTTAAAGGTGGAAGCGCTGAACTTATTTTAGGGCAGGGCGATGAACTTTCATGTGATATAAATATAAATGTTGAGCCGCCAGGCAAAAAACTTCAGAACATAAATTTAATGTCTGGAGGGGAAAAAGTTTTATCGGCTATTGCACTTGTATTTGCAATTTTGAAAATGAAACCAACACCTTTTTGCATATTAGATGAAATTGAGGCCGCACTTGATGATGCAAATGTCTATAAATATGCGGAATTTTTAAAGAAATTTTCAGAAAACACTCAGTTTATAGTTATAACACATAGAAAAGGTACAATGGAAGCAGGAGATATAATTTACGGAGTAACTATGCAGGAAAAAGGAATATCAAAAGTTGTCTCTGTGGATATATCAAAATATTAA
- a CDS encoding DUF4044 domain-containing protein, with product MKKKTRTNMTVALAIFMVIIFVIGFLPSLIF from the coding sequence ATGAAAAAGAAGACAAGAACTAATATGACAGTAGCATTGGCGATTTTTATGGTTATTATTTTTGTTATAGGATTTCTTCCATCATTAATATTTTAA
- a CDS encoding radical SAM protein, translated as MSKNYYIIPIFVPMQGCPHKCVFCDQNTITGTDDIVTASKTQNVIDEYLRTIPSKSATVEVSFFGGTFTGIEEKKQRELLEVAKSYKDRKLIDNIRLSTRPDYINDHILTYLKEYGVDIIELGVQSLDNNILLKAGRGHTKEQVEEASALIKKYGFILGHQIMPGLPCDTFEKDIMTVNKSVIMKPDIVRIYPALVVKNTPMEKMYLQKKYSPYSLDQAVFIAKEMYKIYVQNDINVIRIGLQPTENINSNADVVAGPFHPAFRELVLSSIIKDKILEIGENENIIKIIINPKDISKLYADKKKYFLDVKQKFKNINVVQDSNILKGSIKVIFENLKTGIINY; from the coding sequence ATGAGCAAAAATTATTATATAATTCCTATATTTGTGCCTATGCAAGGATGCCCTCATAAATGTGTTTTTTGTGATCAAAATACAATAACAGGAACAGATGATATTGTTACAGCATCTAAAACTCAAAATGTAATAGATGAGTATTTAAGAACAATTCCGAGTAAAAGTGCTACAGTTGAAGTTTCTTTCTTTGGAGGTACATTTACAGGAATTGAAGAAAAAAAGCAAAGAGAACTTTTAGAAGTTGCAAAATCATATAAAGATAGAAAGCTTATAGATAATATAAGGCTTTCTACAAGACCAGATTATATAAATGATCATATACTTACATATCTAAAAGAATATGGTGTAGATATTATAGAACTTGGAGTTCAGTCACTTGATAATAATATATTATTAAAAGCCGGTAGAGGTCATACAAAAGAACAAGTTGAAGAAGCATCTGCTCTTATAAAAAAATATGGCTTTATATTAGGGCATCAAATTATGCCGGGACTTCCATGTGATACATTTGAAAAAGACATAATGACAGTTAATAAATCAGTTATTATGAAGCCTGATATAGTTAGGATATATCCTGCACTTGTTGTAAAGAATACTCCTATGGAAAAGATGTATTTACAAAAGAAATATTCACCTTATTCATTAGATCAAGCTGTGTTTATAGCTAAAGAGATGTATAAAATATATGTGCAAAATGATATAAATGTAATAAGAATAGGACTTCAACCTACAGAAAATATAAATTCAAATGCTGATGTTGTTGCAGGACCGTTTCATCCAGCGTTTAGAGAACTCGTACTTAGTTCAATTATAAAAGATAAAATTCTTGAAATAGGAGAGAATGAAAATATAATAAAGATTATTATTAATCCTAAAGATATAAGCAAGCTTTATGCTGATAAGAAAAAATATTTTTTAGATGTAAAACAGAAATTTAAAAATATTAATGTAGTTCAAGACAGCAATATTTTAAAAGGTAGTATAAAAGTAATTTTTGAAAATTTAAAAACAGGTATAATAAATTATTAG
- the rnc gene encoding ribonuclease III, with the protein MDKFTINEIERNLGVKFNNNTLIKTALTHSSFGNQFQDAKYNERLEFLGDAVLQLCITEYLFNNFKEKSEGELTKLRSLIVCENSLYEIAKKLSLGQYIRMSKGEELTGGRERVSIQADAMEAVIAAVYLDKGMAFAFDFILLHFKEIVKKAVNNEIILDFKTKLQELIQKKGEASIEYTVTRFEGPPHRRKFYTQVSIDGKAISDGSGYSKKESEQNAAKLALKKFEEK; encoded by the coding sequence ATGGATAAATTTACAATTAATGAGATAGAAAGAAATCTAGGGGTTAAGTTTAATAATAATACACTTATAAAAACTGCTTTAACTCATAGTTCTTTTGGAAATCAGTTTCAAGATGCAAAATATAATGAGAGATTAGAATTCCTAGGAGATGCAGTTTTACAGTTATGTATTACAGAATATTTGTTCAATAACTTCAAGGAAAAGAGTGAAGGAGAACTTACTAAATTAAGAAGTCTCATAGTATGTGAGAATTCATTATATGAAATAGCGAAAAAACTTAGTCTTGGTCAATATATAAGAATGAGTAAAGGTGAAGAATTAACTGGAGGAAGAGAAAGAGTATCTATCCAAGCTGATGCAATGGAAGCTGTTATTGCAGCTGTATATCTTGATAAAGGAATGGCATTTGCTTTTGACTTTATTCTTCTTCATTTTAAGGAAATAGTTAAAAAAGCAGTTAATAATGAAATAATTTTAGATTTCAAGACAAAACTTCAGGAGCTCATCCAGAAAAAAGGTGAGGCTTCTATAGAATATACTGTGACAAGATTTGAAGGACCACCTCATAGAAGAAAATTTTATACGCAGGTAAGCATTGATGGAAAGGCTATAAGTGATGGAAGCGGATATAGTAAAAAAGAGTCTGAACAAAATGCAGCTAAATTAGCATTAAAAAAGTTTGAGGAAAAATAA
- the acpP gene encoding acyl carrier protein, which produces MFEKIQEIIADKLSIDAESVKMDANFIEDLNADSLDIVELIMALEDELDMEIPDEDVEKFKTVGDVVNYVKAHHEE; this is translated from the coding sequence ATGTTTGAAAAAATCCAAGAAATTATAGCAGATAAGTTAAGTATCGATGCAGAAAGCGTTAAAATGGATGCTAATTTTATAGAAGACCTTAATGCTGATTCATTAGATATTGTTGAACTTATAATGGCTTTAGAAGATGAACTTGATATGGAAATACCAGATGAAGATGTTGAAAAGTTCAAAACAGTTGGAGATGTAGTTAACTACGTTAAAGCACATCACGAAGAATAA
- the plsX gene encoding phosphate acyltransferase PlsX, translating to MKIAIDGMGGDNAPKAVAYGAIDALNEYKDIEIYITGNKDAILKQLSSLSYDKNRLKIIDCKEVISTHDHPVMALKKKKDSSLVKAMDLVKDGTCDAIISAGSTGAFLAGCTLIVGRIKGVLRPALAPIIPGRNGSFMIVDVGANVDCKKEYLVQFAKMGMIYYKNVFNINNPSIGLINIGEEKEKGNELTKAAYELLGKEEKLNFIGNIEPREVPTGNTNILVSDGFVGNTALKMYEGAATNILGMIKDEIMKSSVISKFGVLLLKPVLKRILKKFDYKEVGGAPFLGVDGICIKAHGSSDAKAIKNAIKQSIIFYKTDVINEIKNTIK from the coding sequence ATGAAAATTGCTATAGATGGAATGGGTGGAGATAATGCACCAAAAGCAGTAGCTTATGGCGCAATTGACGCTCTTAATGAATATAAAGACATAGAAATTTATATAACAGGAAATAAAGATGCTATTTTAAAGCAATTATCAAGTTTATCATATGATAAAAATAGATTGAAGATTATTGACTGCAAGGAAGTTATTTCAACACATGATCATCCTGTTATGGCGCTAAAGAAGAAAAAAGATTCAAGCCTTGTAAAAGCAATGGATCTTGTAAAAGATGGAACATGCGATGCAATTATTTCAGCAGGAAGTACTGGCGCATTTTTAGCCGGTTGTACTCTTATAGTTGGAAGAATTAAAGGAGTTTTAAGACCTGCACTTGCTCCTATTATTCCTGGCAGAAATGGCAGCTTTATGATAGTTGACGTTGGTGCAAATGTGGATTGTAAAAAAGAGTATCTTGTCCAGTTTGCAAAAATGGGTATGATTTATTATAAAAACGTGTTTAATATCAATAATCCCTCTATAGGACTTATTAATATAGGTGAAGAAAAAGAAAAGGGAAATGAACTTACAAAAGCAGCATATGAACTTTTGGGAAAAGAGGAAAAATTAAATTTTATTGGTAATATTGAACCTAGAGAAGTACCTACAGGAAATACTAACATTTTAGTAAGTGATGGATTTGTAGGAAATACAGCACTTAAAATGTATGAAGGCGCAGCAACTAATATTTTAGGAATGATTAAAGATGAGATAATGAAATCATCAGTAATTTCTAAATTTGGAGTATTACTTTTAAAACCTGTTTTAAAAAGGATTTTAAAGAAATTTGATTACAAAGAAGTCGGAGGAGCTCCATTTTTAGGAGTAGATGGTATTTGTATAAAAGCTCATGGAAGTTCAGATGCTAAAGCAATAAAAAATGCAATAAAACAATCAATCATTTTTTATAAAACAGATGTAATAAATGAGATAAAAAATACAATTAAATAA
- the rpmF gene encoding 50S ribosomal protein L32 produces the protein MGCPARKQCSGRTKRRRAQTFKTSLPGIVECPQCHEMKLAHRVCKNCGYYDGKEVVATDK, from the coding sequence ATGGGATGTCCAGCAAGAAAACAATGTAGTGGAAGAACTAAGAGAAGAAGAGCTCAGACATTTAAAACAAGTTTACCAGGTATCGTAGAATGCCCACAATGTCATGAAATGAAACTTGCTCATAGAGTATGCAAAAACTGTGGTTATTACGATGGTAAGGAAGTTGTAGCTACTGATAAATAG
- a CDS encoding DUF177 domain-containing protein — MEIRISDFVSKDSRHKVVDYEYNGSDFEFEGDVIKYDSPCKITGEVTSESDIIVLKANIKTNLKMRCSRCLEAFIYPVDIDIEERFTTDESLFDEEDVTVVSDDVIDVTEIAQKSIISSLPIKRLCKDDCKGICQVCGCNLNYNKCNCQKEDVDIRLESLKSLFNNKEV; from the coding sequence ATGGAGATTCGAATTTCAGATTTTGTTTCAAAAGATAGTAGACATAAGGTTGTTGATTATGAATATAACGGTTCTGATTTTGAATTTGAAGGTGATGTTATTAAGTATGATTCACCATGCAAAATAACTGGAGAAGTAACATCAGAATCTGATATAATAGTTCTAAAAGCAAATATAAAAACAAATTTAAAAATGAGATGTTCTAGGTGTTTAGAAGCCTTTATCTATCCAGTAGATATTGATATAGAAGAAAGGTTTACAACAGATGAATCGCTTTTTGATGAAGAAGATGTAACTGTTGTGAGTGATGATGTAATAGACGTCACAGAAATAGCTCAGAAAAGTATTATTTCTAGCTTACCAATCAAGAGATTATGTAAAGACGACTGTAAAGGTATCTGTCAAGTTTGTGGTTGTAATTTAAATTACAATAAGTGTAACTGTCAGAAAGAAGATGTAGATATACGTCTTGAATCTTTAAAGAGTCTGTTTAACAATAAGGAGGTGTAG
- a CDS encoding acetate kinase gives MKVLVINCGSSSLKYQLIDMQTQDALAKGLVERIGIKGSILTQKVKGKDKYVVETPLKNHQDAIELVLKSLVDENSGVIKSMDEITAVGHRVVHGGEKYAKSVIIDDSVIKNLDEFTKLAPLHNPPNIIGIKACQKLMKKTPMVAVFDTAFHQTMPQKAFMYALPYEYYEKDHIRKYGFHGTSHKYVAHKVAERMNKDIKDLKIITCHLGNGVSVTAVEKGKSIDTTMGFTPLDGIIMGSRSGSLDPAIVTYLQKEKHMSVDEVDDLLNKKSGVLGVSGVGTDFRDIRSAVNNDNNKRAELTMDMYGYQIKKQIGAYAAAMNGVDAIVFTAGIGEHAPEIRVRALSDMEYLGLELDKKKNDNQEVGDGMEITKPSSKVKAFVIPTNEELMIAKETLELVK, from the coding sequence ATGAAGGTATTAGTTATAAATTGTGGAAGTTCATCACTTAAGTATCAGCTTATTGATATGCAAACTCAGGATGCACTTGCAAAAGGTTTAGTTGAAAGAATTGGAATTAAAGGTTCAATACTTACACAAAAAGTAAAAGGCAAAGATAAATATGTAGTTGAAACTCCTCTTAAAAATCATCAGGATGCAATTGAACTTGTATTAAAGAGTCTTGTTGATGAAAACAGCGGAGTAATTAAGTCTATGGATGAGATAACAGCTGTAGGACATAGAGTAGTTCATGGCGGAGAAAAATATGCTAAATCAGTTATTATAGATGATTCAGTTATTAAAAATCTTGATGAATTTACAAAGCTTGCACCACTTCATAATCCACCTAATATAATAGGAATTAAGGCTTGTCAAAAGCTTATGAAAAAAACTCCTATGGTTGCAGTTTTTGATACAGCATTTCATCAGACAATGCCACAAAAAGCATTTATGTATGCGCTTCCATATGAATATTATGAAAAAGATCATATAAGAAAATATGGATTCCACGGAACATCACATAAGTATGTAGCACATAAAGTAGCTGAAAGAATGAATAAAGACATAAAGGATTTAAAGATAATAACATGTCATTTAGGAAACGGAGTAAGTGTTACTGCAGTAGAAAAAGGAAAGTCAATCGATACAACAATGGGCTTTACACCTCTTGATGGAATCATAATGGGTTCAAGATCAGGAAGCCTTGATCCTGCAATTGTGACATATCTTCAAAAAGAAAAGCATATGTCAGTAGACGAAGTTGATGATCTTTTAAATAAGAAATCTGGAGTTCTTGGAGTATCTGGAGTTGGAACAGATTTTAGAGATATAAGAAGTGCAGTTAATAATGATAATAACAAAAGAGCAGAACTTACAATGGATATGTATGGATATCAGATAAAGAAGCAGATTGGTGCTTATGCTGCTGCAATGAATGGAGTAGATGCAATAGTATTTACTGCAGGAATCGGAGAACATGCTCCAGAAATAAGAGTAAGAGCATTATCTGATATGGAATATTTAGGATTAGAATTAGATAAGAAGAAGAATGATAACCAAGAAGTTGGAGATGGAATGGAAATTACAAAACCATCATCAAAAGTTAAGGCATTTGTAATCCCAACTAATGAAGAATTAATGATTGCAAAAGAAACATTAGAACTTGTAAAGTAG